A single region of the Halorubrum depositum genome encodes:
- a CDS encoding AMP-dependent synthetase/ligase yields MHWQEAEREFADDVVARETLPRTFERSAERNADRVAQRYKGGIYDRSLVTEGVVPAAPDGEYADVTYAEMRGVVRRLAAGFREVGVDGDARVALYAETRMEWAQTDFAALAAGAVVTTVYASSSPDQVRYLLEDPGATVVVVEDCDLVDEVLAVAGDLSHDLDAIVSFDDVETTELDLDDSSLSADDVYTLGELHALGAEAFDADAYEGWLDAVDVGDLASLIYTSGTTGKPKGVRLTHANFRDNVTQCYRRFADRPDRDPDVPGISAESTTLSFLPLAHVFERMAGHYMMFAAGATVGYAESPDTLREDFGLVRPTTTTSVPRVYEKLYDAIREQAGESPVKERIFEWAVEVGRAHHGADDPGVLLDAKRAVADRLVFSSVREAIGGNVDFFISGGGSLSAELCALYHAMDLPILEGYGLTETSPVISVNPPEAPKVGTIGPPVVDTEIAIDGGVVGEAADDLDGDVGELLVRGPQVTDGYWNRPEATAEAFTEADSLPADATVAGTPPEERDGDPDAPWFRTGDIVQLRPDGYVAFRERAKRLLVLSTGKNVAPGPIEDRFAANEFVEQCVVLGDGRKFVSALIVPNFEKVESWAETRGVDLPDDRAAVCRDDRVRERIQEEVDRVNASFEPYEKIKRFRLVEEEFSEENDLLTPTMKKKRRNILDRFADEIEMIYKES; encoded by the coding sequence ATGCACTGGCAGGAGGCGGAACGTGAGTTCGCGGACGACGTCGTCGCCCGGGAGACGCTCCCGCGCACGTTCGAGCGGTCGGCCGAGCGCAACGCCGATCGGGTCGCCCAGCGGTACAAGGGGGGGATCTACGACCGCTCGCTGGTGACCGAGGGCGTCGTCCCGGCGGCGCCCGACGGCGAGTACGCCGACGTCACCTACGCCGAGATGCGCGGCGTCGTGCGGCGCCTGGCCGCGGGGTTCCGCGAGGTCGGCGTCGACGGCGACGCCCGCGTCGCTCTCTACGCGGAGACGCGGATGGAGTGGGCCCAGACCGACTTCGCGGCGCTGGCCGCGGGCGCGGTCGTGACGACCGTCTACGCCTCCTCGTCGCCGGATCAGGTCCGGTACCTGCTGGAGGACCCGGGCGCGACCGTCGTCGTCGTCGAGGACTGCGACCTCGTGGACGAGGTGCTGGCCGTCGCCGGCGACCTCTCGCACGACCTCGACGCGATCGTCTCGTTCGACGACGTGGAGACGACCGAGCTGGATTTGGACGACTCCTCACTCTCCGCCGACGACGTGTACACCCTCGGCGAGCTCCACGCGCTCGGCGCGGAGGCGTTCGACGCGGACGCCTACGAGGGGTGGCTCGACGCGGTCGACGTCGGCGACCTCGCCAGTCTCATCTACACCTCCGGGACGACGGGGAAGCCGAAGGGTGTCCGACTCACGCACGCGAACTTCCGGGACAACGTCACGCAGTGTTACCGCCGCTTCGCGGACCGCCCGGACCGCGACCCCGACGTGCCGGGGATCTCGGCCGAGTCGACGACGCTCTCCTTCCTCCCGCTCGCGCACGTCTTCGAGCGCATGGCGGGCCACTACATGATGTTCGCGGCGGGCGCGACGGTCGGCTACGCCGAGAGCCCGGACACCCTCCGCGAGGACTTCGGGCTCGTGCGGCCGACGACGACCACGAGCGTCCCGCGCGTCTACGAGAAGCTGTACGACGCGATCCGCGAGCAGGCCGGCGAGTCGCCGGTGAAAGAGCGGATCTTCGAGTGGGCGGTCGAGGTGGGGCGAGCCCATCACGGGGCGGACGACCCCGGCGTCCTGCTCGACGCGAAACGCGCGGTCGCCGACCGGCTCGTCTTCTCGTCGGTCCGGGAGGCGATCGGCGGCAACGTCGACTTCTTCATCTCTGGCGGCGGGTCGCTGTCGGCCGAGCTGTGCGCGCTGTACCACGCGATGGACCTCCCGATATTGGAGGGGTACGGGCTCACGGAGACGTCGCCGGTGATCAGCGTCAACCCTCCAGAGGCGCCGAAGGTCGGCACTATCGGCCCGCCGGTCGTCGACACCGAGATCGCGATCGACGGCGGGGTCGTCGGCGAGGCGGCCGACGACCTCGACGGCGACGTCGGAGAGCTGCTCGTTCGCGGCCCGCAGGTGACCGACGGCTACTGGAACCGACCGGAGGCGACCGCCGAGGCGTTCACCGAGGCCGACAGCCTCCCGGCGGACGCGACCGTCGCGGGCACGCCCCCCGAGGAGCGCGACGGCGACCCGGACGCGCCGTGGTTCCGCACGGGCGACATCGTCCAGCTCCGACCGGACGGGTACGTGGCCTTCCGTGAGCGCGCCAAGCGGCTGCTCGTGCTCTCGACCGGCAAGAACGTCGCTCCGGGGCCGATCGAGGACCGGTTCGCCGCGAACGAGTTCGTCGAGCAGTGCGTCGTGCTCGGCGACGGCCGGAAGTTCGTCTCCGCGCTCATCGTCCCGAACTTCGAGAAAGTGGAGTCGTGGGCGGAGACGCGCGGGGTCGACCTGCCTGACGATCGTGCGGCGGTCTGCCGGGACGACCGCGTTCGCGAGCGGATTCAGGAGGAGGTCGACCGCGTGAACGCCTCGTTCGAGCCGTACGAGAAGATCAAGCGGTTCCGACTCGTCGAGGAGGAGTTCTCCGAGGAGAACGACCTGCTCACGCCGACGATGAAGAAGAAGCGGCGGAACATCTTGGACCGCTTCGCCGACGAGATCGAGATGATCTACAAGGAGTCGTAG
- a CDS encoding tRNA (N(6)-L-threonylcarbamoyladenosine(37)-C(2))-methylthiotransferase, giving the protein MATYHIETYGCSSNRGESREIERALRDGGHRPADGPEDADVAILNTCTVVEKTERNMLRRAEELEETTADLVVTGCMALAQGDAFREAGVDAEILHWDEVPTYALNGECPTTTPDAEPVLDGVVGLLPIARGCMSNCSYCITKFATGRVDSPPVEENVEKARALVHAGAKEIRVTGQDTGVYGWDDGERKLPELLDRICDIDGEFRVRLGMANPGGIHGIHEELADVFAENEELYDFIHAPVQSGSDDVLEEMRRQHRVDKFREVVATFDDRLDHWTLSTDFIVGFPTETDADHELSMDLLAEVRPEKINVTRFSKRPGTDAAEMKGLGGTVKKERSKAMSELKMEVVGEAYESMVGERYEVLVVEEGTGDSVKCRDNAYRQIIVQNATERGVDVGDFLTVEVTGHNTVYAFGDPVEKREPVEGDDPAESTASSA; this is encoded by the coding sequence ATGGCGACGTACCACATCGAAACCTACGGCTGCAGTTCGAACCGGGGTGAGAGCCGGGAGATAGAGCGCGCGCTCCGCGACGGCGGTCACCGCCCGGCCGACGGGCCGGAGGACGCCGACGTCGCCATCCTCAACACCTGCACGGTCGTCGAGAAGACGGAGCGGAACATGCTCCGCCGCGCCGAGGAGCTCGAGGAGACGACGGCCGACCTCGTCGTCACCGGCTGCATGGCGCTTGCACAGGGCGATGCCTTCCGCGAGGCCGGCGTCGACGCCGAGATCCTCCACTGGGACGAGGTGCCGACGTACGCGCTCAACGGCGAGTGCCCGACGACCACCCCCGACGCCGAACCGGTCCTCGACGGCGTCGTCGGGCTCCTCCCCATCGCCCGCGGCTGCATGAGCAACTGCTCGTACTGCATCACGAAGTTCGCGACCGGGCGAGTCGACTCCCCGCCGGTCGAGGAGAACGTCGAGAAGGCCCGCGCGCTGGTCCACGCCGGCGCGAAGGAGATCCGCGTCACGGGGCAGGACACCGGCGTCTACGGCTGGGACGACGGCGAGCGGAAGCTCCCCGAGCTGCTCGACCGCATCTGCGACATCGACGGCGAGTTCCGGGTCCGGCTCGGGATGGCGAACCCCGGCGGCATCCACGGGATCCACGAGGAGCTCGCCGACGTGTTCGCCGAGAACGAGGAGCTGTACGACTTCATCCACGCGCCGGTCCAGTCCGGCTCCGACGACGTCCTTGAAGAGATGCGCCGGCAGCACCGCGTCGACAAGTTCCGCGAGGTCGTGGCGACGTTCGACGACCGGCTCGACCACTGGACGCTCTCGACCGACTTCATCGTCGGCTTCCCGACCGAGACCGACGCCGACCACGAGCTGTCGATGGATCTCCTCGCGGAGGTCCGCCCGGAGAAGATCAACGTCACCCGCTTCTCGAAGCGCCCCGGCACCGACGCGGCCGAGATGAAGGGGCTCGGCGGGACCGTCAAGAAGGAGCGCTCGAAGGCGATGTCGGAGCTGAAGATGGAGGTCGTCGGCGAGGCGTACGAGTCGATGGTCGGCGAGCGCTACGAGGTGCTTGTCGTCGAGGAGGGCACCGGCGACTCCGTGAAGTGCCGCGACAACGCGTACCGCCAGATCATCGTACAGAACGCGACCGAGCGCGGCGTCGACGTGGGCGACTTCCTGACGGTCGAGGTGACTGGCCACAACACCGTGTACGCGTTCGGTGATCCCGTCGAAAAGCGCGAGCCCGTCGAGGGCGACGACCCCGCCGAGTCGACCGCGTCGTCGGCGTAG
- a CDS encoding helix-turn-helix domain-containing protein, giving the protein MDDSARELLEPLPPSAKLVYYVLDEEGRFDQTGLAEETRLSTRTVRFAIEKLTEVGLVEEGLCPRDARRSVYAPVPESERSEAAEPEAASEPDAETPTATAVAED; this is encoded by the coding sequence ATGGACGACAGTGCCCGCGAGCTGCTCGAGCCGCTCCCGCCGAGCGCCAAACTGGTCTACTACGTTCTCGACGAGGAGGGCCGGTTCGACCAGACCGGGCTCGCCGAGGAGACCCGCCTCTCCACCCGGACCGTGCGGTTCGCGATCGAGAAGCTCACCGAGGTCGGGCTCGTCGAGGAGGGCCTCTGCCCCCGCGACGCCCGCCGGTCGGTGTACGCGCCGGTCCCCGAGTCGGAACGCTCGGAGGCGGCCGAGCCGGAAGCCGCCTCCGAGCCCGACGCGGAGACGCCCACGGCGACCGCGGTCGCCGAGGACTGA
- a CDS encoding hybrid sensor histidine kinase/response regulator, with the protein MDTAPGDAGDGPAADAFRGSDPAGGGPRRVLFVDDEPGAADLAAIHVERLLDGIETVTYTTPEDALAAVETDRVDCVVSDFDMPGSDGLELLTDVRAVDPGIPFVLFTGKGSEEIASEAISAGVTDYLQKGSGRDRYEMLANSVRNALERRRVERDLREVNAKVTALHEFATEVAACERVADVFERTVAAAEGILEFDRCVTARRRDGMLVPAALSESVTDDEVRAFELGEGVVGTTAAEGRTMVVDEISVDPADPDQLEDPENCDLPGAGRRASGERVGGADRTDDAAPADAAPIADAAPADADRTVDVEQADGSAVADPVADDIRSAISVPIGSYGVLQAVSDGYAAFDEGDAEFAELLAAHAADAIEQIETENALRAERDRLTALFDDLPLPAVRTVALGDGDRRLDATNEAFERTFGYSAADHGYCEIRDAIIPEGADRHDPGTVLEAEETPSLEVRRRTTEGLRDFILHVIPVRRRDETVIYSIYADIGEQKRVERTLRNLHETTREMFRGEGREEIAALATRAAIDILEFPNSAVRLYDPDAGELLPTAISWEATAALGERPAFGPGDGRIWEAFERGEPIVVDDLDAVDTVVGYGDLRSLLVVPLGDHGVMPLGSREPGFFDDTAIQLARVLAANVTVALDGAERTAQLRTRDAALQREIDRLEKFAGLVSHDLRNPLNVAAGRLEIARGLVDGADALAELDRVADAHERMEELIDDLLALARQGQTVDELESVDLAEAAAEAWRTVDTAGATLDAPDEAVAVDADPERLRTLLENLFTNSMEHGSTDTGPGVTVTVGALADGFYVADDGEGFDVDPDEAVEYGVSNDPHGTGFGLAIVREIAAAHGWTLSIDDADGARFEFRTDG; encoded by the coding sequence ATGGACACCGCTCCCGGAGACGCCGGCGACGGCCCCGCCGCCGACGCCTTCCGCGGATCGGATCCGGCCGGCGGGGGGCCGCGCCGGGTGCTCTTCGTCGACGACGAGCCCGGCGCCGCCGACCTCGCGGCGATCCACGTCGAGCGGCTGCTCGACGGGATCGAGACGGTGACGTACACCACTCCGGAGGACGCGCTCGCGGCGGTCGAGACGGACCGCGTCGACTGCGTCGTCAGCGACTTCGACATGCCCGGAAGCGACGGGCTCGAACTGCTCACCGACGTCCGCGCGGTCGACCCCGGGATCCCGTTCGTGCTGTTCACCGGGAAGGGCTCCGAGGAGATCGCCAGCGAGGCGATCTCCGCCGGCGTGACTGACTACCTCCAGAAGGGCTCCGGTCGGGACCGGTACGAGATGCTCGCGAACAGCGTCAGGAACGCGCTGGAGCGCCGACGGGTCGAGCGGGACCTCCGCGAGGTGAACGCGAAGGTGACCGCGCTCCACGAGTTCGCGACGGAGGTCGCCGCCTGCGAGCGCGTCGCCGACGTGTTCGAGCGGACCGTCGCCGCCGCGGAGGGCATCCTCGAGTTCGACCGGTGCGTCACGGCCCGACGCCGGGACGGCATGCTCGTCCCCGCGGCGCTCTCGGAGAGCGTCACGGACGACGAGGTCCGCGCGTTCGAGCTCGGTGAGGGGGTCGTCGGCACCACGGCGGCCGAGGGACGGACGATGGTCGTCGACGAGATCAGCGTCGACCCGGCCGACCCGGACCAGCTGGAGGACCCGGAGAACTGCGACCTGCCGGGCGCCGGACGCCGTGCGAGCGGCGAGCGGGTCGGCGGTGCCGATCGGACCGACGACGCCGCTCCGGCCGACGCCGCTCCGATCGCCGACGCCGCTCCGGCCGACGCCGACCGGACCGTCGACGTCGAACAGGCCGACGGCAGCGCGGTCGCCGACCCGGTCGCCGACGACATCCGCTCGGCGATCAGCGTTCCGATCGGGTCGTACGGCGTGTTGCAGGCCGTCTCCGACGGCTACGCCGCGTTCGACGAGGGGGACGCCGAGTTCGCGGAGCTGCTGGCCGCCCACGCCGCCGACGCGATCGAACAGATCGAGACGGAGAACGCGCTCCGGGCCGAGCGGGACCGGCTGACGGCGCTGTTCGACGACCTCCCGCTGCCGGCCGTCAGGACGGTGGCGCTGGGCGACGGCGATCGCCGCCTCGACGCCACGAACGAGGCGTTCGAACGGACGTTCGGCTACTCGGCGGCCGATCACGGCTACTGCGAGATACGGGACGCGATCATCCCGGAGGGCGCGGACCGACACGATCCCGGGACGGTCCTCGAAGCGGAGGAGACGCCCAGCCTCGAGGTGCGCCGCCGGACGACCGAGGGACTCCGGGACTTCATCCTGCACGTGATCCCCGTGCGGCGCCGCGACGAGACGGTCATCTACAGCATCTACGCGGACATCGGCGAGCAGAAGCGGGTCGAGCGGACCCTCCGGAACCTCCACGAGACGACCCGCGAGATGTTCCGCGGGGAGGGTCGCGAGGAGATCGCCGCGCTCGCGACGCGCGCGGCCATCGACATCCTGGAGTTCCCGAACAGCGCGGTCCGGCTGTACGACCCCGACGCGGGAGAGCTGTTGCCGACCGCGATCAGCTGGGAGGCGACCGCCGCGCTCGGCGAGCGCCCCGCGTTCGGACCGGGCGACGGCCGGATCTGGGAGGCGTTCGAGCGCGGCGAGCCGATCGTCGTCGACGACCTCGACGCCGTCGACACCGTCGTCGGCTACGGCGACCTGCGGAGCCTGCTCGTCGTCCCGCTCGGCGACCACGGCGTGATGCCGCTCGGCTCCCGCGAACCGGGGTTCTTCGACGACACGGCGATCCAGCTGGCCCGAGTGCTCGCCGCGAACGTCACCGTCGCGCTCGACGGCGCCGAGCGAACGGCGCAGCTCCGGACCCGCGACGCCGCGCTCCAGCGCGAGATCGATCGCCTGGAGAAGTTCGCCGGGCTCGTCTCCCACGACCTCCGGAACCCGCTCAACGTCGCGGCCGGACGGCTCGAGATCGCGCGCGGACTCGTCGACGGCGCGGACGCGCTCGCCGAGCTCGACCGGGTCGCCGACGCCCACGAACGGATGGAGGAGCTCATCGACGACCTCCTCGCGCTGGCGCGACAGGGGCAGACGGTCGACGAGCTGGAGTCGGTCGACCTCGCCGAGGCGGCGGCGGAGGCGTGGCGCACGGTCGACACCGCGGGCGCGACGCTGGACGCGCCCGACGAGGCGGTCGCGGTGGACGCCGACCCGGAGCGCCTCCGCACGCTGTTGGAGAACCTGTTCACGAATAGTATGGAGCACGGCTCGACCGACACCGGTCCCGGCGTCACCGTCACGGTCGGGGCGCTCGCGGACGGGTTCTACGTCGCCGACGACGGCGAGGGGTTCGACGTCGATCCCGACGAGGCGGTCGAGTACGGGGTCTCCAACGACCCGCACGGGACCGGCTTCGGGCTCGCGATCGTCCGCGAGATCGCGGCCGCACACGGGTGGACGCTCTCGATCGACGACGCCGACGGCGCGCGGTTCGAGTTCCGCACGGACGGGTAA
- the sucD gene encoding succinate--CoA ligase subunit alpha → MSIFVDDDTRVVVQGITGGEGKFHAGQMIEYGTNVVAGAVPGKGGQEVAGVPVYDTVDEAVEEEDADASVVFVPPAFAGDAIFEALDTDLDLAVAITEGIPTQDMAKVNKRLSEVDTRLLGPNCPGIITPGEAKLGILPGNIFADGNVGLVSRSGTLTYQVVDNLTERGIGQTTAIGIGGDPIIGTSFIDALEAFEADSETDAVVMCGEIGGEDEEQAARFIGEHMDTPVAGFIAGRTAPPGKRMGHAGAIVSGSGTGTAQSKIDALNDAGVPVGDTPEEVADHVEDFL, encoded by the coding sequence ATGAGCATTTTCGTCGACGACGACACCAGGGTGGTTGTACAGGGGATCACCGGTGGGGAAGGGAAGTTCCACGCCGGCCAGATGATCGAGTACGGCACCAACGTCGTCGCCGGCGCGGTGCCCGGCAAAGGCGGCCAGGAGGTCGCCGGCGTCCCGGTGTACGACACCGTCGACGAGGCCGTCGAGGAGGAGGACGCTGACGCGTCCGTCGTCTTCGTCCCGCCGGCGTTCGCGGGCGACGCGATCTTCGAGGCGCTCGACACCGACCTCGACCTGGCCGTCGCGATCACCGAGGGGATCCCGACCCAGGACATGGCGAAGGTGAACAAGCGCCTGAGCGAGGTCGACACGCGGCTGCTCGGCCCGAACTGTCCGGGGATCATCACGCCCGGCGAGGCGAAGCTCGGCATCCTGCCGGGGAACATCTTCGCCGACGGCAACGTGGGGCTCGTCTCCCGCTCCGGCACCCTGACGTACCAGGTCGTCGACAACCTCACCGAGCGCGGGATCGGCCAGACGACCGCCATCGGGATCGGCGGCGACCCGATCATCGGGACCTCCTTCATCGACGCCTTGGAGGCGTTCGAGGCCGACAGCGAGACCGACGCCGTCGTGATGTGCGGCGAGATCGGCGGGGAGGACGAGGAGCAGGCCGCCCGCTTCATCGGCGAACACATGGACACGCCGGTCGCCGGCTTCATCGCCGGGCGCACGGCGCCGCCGGGCAAGCGGATGGGCCACGCGGGCGCCATCGTCTCCGGCTCCGGCACGGGCACGGCGCAGTCGAAGATCGACGCGCTCAACGACGCGGGCGTCCCCGTCGGCGACACCCCCGAGGAGGTCGCAGACCACGTCGAGGACTTCCTGTAG
- the sucC gene encoding ADP-forming succinate--CoA ligase subunit beta has translation MKLHEHQAKTIFADAGIPVPDSRLATTVDEALDAVDEIGYPAAIKAQVHVGGRGKAGGIKIATDREEAEQYAEEILGMDLKGYTVDSVLVEAGVDFVDELYVGVTMDRGAGEPVLMVSTEGGVNIEEVAEENPDAIAREHVDPAFGLHPYQARKVVYEAGVDADVALDVASILSTLYDLYEANDASEIEVNPVMITGDRDVVAADAVMNIDEDALFRQPDLAEMAEASYEDDLERKAGEYGFDYVRLSGNVGIIGNGAGLVMTTLDLVDYYGGKPANFLDIGGGAKAERVTKALDMVFSDPNVDSVVFNIFGGITRGDEVAKGINEALAEFDEIPKPVVVRLAGTNAEEGMEILNTDLIEVEETLEAAVQRAVKNAEEVTQ, from the coding sequence ATGAAGCTACACGAACATCAGGCGAAGACTATCTTCGCGGACGCCGGGATCCCGGTCCCGGACTCCCGGCTCGCGACGACCGTCGACGAGGCGCTCGACGCCGTCGACGAGATCGGCTATCCGGCCGCGATCAAGGCGCAGGTCCACGTCGGCGGCCGCGGCAAGGCCGGCGGGATCAAGATCGCGACCGACCGCGAGGAGGCCGAGCAGTACGCCGAGGAGATCCTCGGGATGGACCTCAAGGGGTACACCGTCGACTCCGTGCTCGTCGAGGCCGGCGTCGACTTCGTGGACGAGCTGTACGTCGGCGTCACGATGGACCGCGGTGCGGGCGAGCCGGTCCTGATGGTGTCGACCGAGGGCGGCGTGAACATCGAGGAGGTCGCCGAGGAGAACCCCGACGCCATCGCGCGCGAGCACGTCGACCCCGCGTTCGGCCTCCACCCGTACCAGGCCCGCAAGGTCGTCTACGAGGCCGGCGTCGACGCCGACGTCGCGCTCGACGTCGCGTCGATCCTCTCGACGCTGTACGACCTCTACGAGGCGAACGACGCCTCCGAGATCGAGGTCAACCCGGTCATGATCACCGGCGACCGCGACGTGGTCGCGGCCGACGCCGTGATGAACATCGACGAGGACGCGCTGTTCCGCCAGCCCGACCTCGCGGAGATGGCCGAGGCGTCCTACGAGGACGACTTAGAGCGGAAGGCCGGCGAGTACGGCTTCGACTACGTCCGCCTCTCGGGCAACGTCGGCATCATCGGCAACGGCGCCGGGCTCGTGATGACGACGCTCGACCTGGTCGACTACTACGGCGGGAAGCCCGCCAACTTCCTCGACATCGGCGGCGGCGCGAAGGCCGAGCGCGTCACGAAGGCGCTCGACATGGTCTTTTCCGACCCCAACGTCGACAGTGTCGTGTTCAACATCTTCGGCGGGATCACCCGCGGCGACGAGGTCGCCAAGGGGATCAACGAGGCGCTCGCGGAGTTCGACGAGATCCCGAAGCCGGTCGTCGTCCGGCTCGCCGGCACCAACGCCGAGGAGGGGATGGAGATCCTGAACACCGACCTGATCGAGGTCGAGGAGACGCTGGAAGCGGCGGTCCAGCGCGCGGTGAAGAACGCGGAGGAGGTGACCCAATGA
- a CDS encoding class II fumarate hydratase, with protein MGEQYRTEEDSLGEMQVPADAYWGAQTQRAVENFPISGIPMSRRFIRALGVVKKAAAQANRDLGLVDEDTAEAIVAAADEVIAGDHDDQFPVDVFQTGSGTSSNMNANEVIANRAAEIAGAEIGDRVVHPNDHVNYGQSSNDVIPTAMHVAALEAVEKDLVPALETLHAELEAKEAAFDGVVKTGRTHLQDATPIRLGQEFGGYRTQAAKGIERAETVQSSLRELALGGTAVGTGLNTHPDFPELAAEYISDETNTTFREADNHFEAQAAHDAMAEAHGALRTIAGSMNKMANDLRLLASGPRNGLGEVEQPENQPGSSIMPGKINPVVAESVNQVHKQVVGNDAAISAGAARGEIDLNLYKPVIAHNFLESAELLSNAAATFGERFVAKLEANEEHCETRVEQSMALATALNPAIGYDKASKVAKTALKEGKSVREAAVEAGYLTEAEADEVLDPEAMTHRVILGDED; from the coding sequence ATGGGTGAGCAATACCGCACGGAGGAGGACAGCCTCGGCGAGATGCAGGTGCCGGCCGACGCCTACTGGGGCGCGCAGACCCAGCGCGCGGTCGAGAACTTCCCGATCTCCGGGATCCCGATGAGCCGGCGATTCATCCGGGCGCTGGGCGTCGTGAAGAAGGCGGCCGCGCAGGCGAACCGCGACCTGGGGCTCGTCGACGAGGACACCGCGGAGGCGATCGTCGCCGCCGCGGACGAGGTGATCGCCGGCGATCACGACGACCAGTTCCCGGTCGACGTGTTCCAGACCGGCTCGGGAACTTCCTCGAACATGAACGCCAACGAGGTGATCGCCAACCGCGCCGCCGAGATCGCCGGCGCGGAGATCGGCGACCGCGTCGTCCACCCGAACGACCACGTCAACTACGGACAGTCGTCGAACGACGTGATCCCGACCGCGATGCACGTCGCCGCCCTCGAGGCGGTCGAGAAGGACCTCGTGCCCGCACTGGAGACGCTCCACGCCGAGCTGGAGGCGAAGGAGGCCGCGTTCGACGGCGTCGTCAAGACCGGCCGCACGCACCTCCAGGACGCGACGCCGATCCGGCTCGGTCAGGAGTTCGGCGGCTACCGGACCCAGGCCGCGAAGGGGATCGAGCGCGCCGAGACGGTCCAGTCGAGCCTCCGCGAGCTCGCACTCGGCGGGACCGCGGTCGGCACCGGGCTCAACACCCACCCTGACTTCCCGGAGTTGGCGGCGGAGTACATCTCCGACGAGACGAACACGACGTTCCGCGAGGCCGACAACCACTTCGAGGCGCAGGCAGCCCACGACGCGATGGCGGAGGCGCACGGCGCGCTCCGGACGATCGCCGGGAGCATGAACAAGATGGCGAACGACCTGCGGCTGCTCGCCTCCGGCCCGCGCAACGGGCTCGGCGAGGTCGAACAGCCGGAGAACCAGCCCGGCTCCTCGATCATGCCCGGGAAGATCAACCCGGTCGTCGCCGAGTCGGTCAACCAGGTCCACAAGCAGGTCGTCGGCAACGACGCCGCGATCTCGGCGGGCGCCGCCCGCGGCGAGATCGACTTAAATCTCTACAAGCCCGTCATCGCGCACAACTTCCTCGAATCGGCGGAGTTGCTCTCGAACGCCGCGGCGACGTTCGGCGAGCGCTTCGTCGCGAAGCTGGAGGCCAACGAGGAGCACTGCGAGACGCGCGTCGAGCAGTCGATGGCGCTGGCGACCGCGCTGAACCCCGCGATCGGCTACGACAAGGCGTCGAAGGTCGCGAAGACGGCGCTCAAGGAGGGGAAGAGCGTCCGCGAGGCCGCCGTCGAGGCCGGCTACCTCACCGAGGCGGAGGCCGACGAGGTGCTCGACCCCGAGGCGATGACCCACCGCGTCATCCTCGGCGACGAGGACTGA
- a CDS encoding BolA family protein — protein MTIEPAEIEDLIEAGIPDAVARVTNPRIHDDEDEDAHFAAVVVSPAFDGESLVDQHQRVYDAVGDHMTRSVHALEIKTYTPVDYAEHGDGSLAPDLREAGLFPVEGE, from the coding sequence ATGACCATCGAACCGGCCGAGATCGAGGACCTGATCGAGGCGGGGATCCCGGACGCCGTCGCCCGCGTGACGAACCCGCGGATCCACGACGACGAGGACGAGGACGCGCACTTCGCGGCCGTCGTCGTCTCCCCCGCCTTCGACGGCGAGTCGCTCGTCGACCAGCACCAGCGCGTGTACGACGCCGTCGGCGACCACATGACCCGGTCCGTCCACGCCTTGGAGATCAAGACGTACACGCCCGTCGACTACGCCGAGCACGGCGACGGGAGCCTCGCGCCCGACCTCCGCGAGGCGGGGCTGTTCCCGGTCGAGGGCGAGTGA